In the Armatimonadota bacterium genome, CGAGAAGACCGTCTCGGTCAGCACGGCCCCACCCAGCAGGAATCCGACCTGCAGCCCCACCACGGTCACCACGGGCAGCAGGGCGTTGCGCAGTGCGTGGCCCAGCACCACGCGCCGCTCGACGAGGCCCTTGGCCCGCGCCGTGCGCACGTAGTCCTGGCGGATGACCTCCAGCATGCTGGAGCGGGTCAGCCGCGCCACGATGGCGGTGGTAGCGCCCCCCAGGGTGATGGCCGGTAGGACCAGGTGGTGCAGCAGATCGGCAAGACCGCCCTCGCCGCGGATCGAGTACATGCCGCTCACCGGGAACCAGCCCAACCGCAGCGAGAAGACGAAGATCAGCACCAGCCCCAGCCAGAACGCCGGCATGCTGTTGGCGAAGAGCGCGGCGACCATGGTCAGCCGGTCGAACAGGGACCGCGGGCGTGTGGCGCTCACGATCCCCGCGGTCAGCCCCAGCGCCAGCGAGAACAGCACGCTGGCCAGGGTGAGGATCGCGGTGTTCTTGAACCGGGTCAGCACCAGGTCGGCCACGGGCACCCGCTGCTCCAGCGAGAGGCCGAGGTTGCCGCGGAGCGCGTGGCCGAGCCAGGTCAGGTACTGCTCATGCACCGGGCGATCGAGCCCCCAGGCCCGCCGCAGCATCTCGATATCCCGCGGCTCGGCCTGGGGGCCCAGCAGGGCCACCGCCGGGTCGCCCGGGACCAGTTTCAGCATGAGGAAGACGACGACGGAGATCCCCAGCAACACG is a window encoding:
- a CDS encoding ABC transporter permease; translated protein: MGRYVVHRLLLAVPVLLGISVVVFLMLKLVPGDPAVALLGPQAEPRDIEMLRRAWGLDRPVHEQYLTWLGHALRGNLGLSLEQRVPVADLVLTRFKNTAILTLASVLFSLALGLTAGIVSATRPRSLFDRLTMVAALFANSMPAFWLGLVLIFVFSLRLGWFPVSGMYSIRGEGGLADLLHHLVLPAITLGGATTAIVARLTRSSMLEVIRQDYVRTARAKGLVERRVVLGHALRNALLPVVTVVGLQVGFLLGGAVLTETVFSWPGVGLQLYRAISTRDIPLIQGSVLLIAVTFVVINLVVDLLYALLDPRIRYA